The following coding sequences are from one Mycolicibacterium aichiense window:
- a CDS encoding SpoIIE family protein phosphatase produces MSVPRTRDRIGFAAGLFGWVALPYLAGSVLSWQTFGAGIGPAFFPPAGVTVAAMLLTRRTMWPVIVAAIVVAELAVDLRYGVSWPAAVGFAAANSVEPLVGASLVLAWCKGPPDLRKREDLARFVAGAMVLGPLAGGVIGGLTKSLGDQADWAMTVLHWWAGDGVGVLMIGAPILLWPVQSHILRSRMLETILVLTGMAVLTVVSFRLSLPPALFLLPVMAWAALRLDMIGAALCGAALAFTANGMANAGYSTFENLELRRPGQLAIAQAFIAVVVLVAMLTAQEAAGRVTAVRQHQAEQRERARLETLANLGRLLSGAFTQKQIGDAVISQVINDAGAQAVAVGLVNDEGATLEWVAMGGYPEFVVNQFHEGVAVSESTAATDAVRTGQPVVIRTVAEYRRRYPDNAKWMVASGGAAVVSWPLTVGGKAIGALVLAWADTQPLDTAQLAYTSAVATMIGQALVRARMYADEHARAAVLQAAVLPTSPIPIDGVDIGVSYEPADLVQGLGGDWYDALELWPGRTYLAVGDVVGHGLPAVEDMAQLRSAGRALALQGLAPAQLLTALNAFTRHASNGKFATMGVALLDSASGTLCYASAGHPPLLLRRASTGTIIRLAGAHGPVLGPLERASYSEGNVEVGEGDILVMYTDGLIERRGQDIESGMVRVEHIVADWRGDEALPSACRELTQTLAPPPRNDDVCAIAVRFGPGMRGNDFHESTDH; encoded by the coding sequence GTGAGCGTCCCGCGTACTCGCGATCGGATCGGATTCGCGGCCGGCTTGTTCGGCTGGGTCGCGTTGCCCTACCTGGCCGGATCGGTGTTGTCGTGGCAGACCTTCGGTGCCGGTATCGGACCCGCGTTCTTCCCGCCGGCCGGGGTGACGGTGGCGGCCATGCTGCTGACCCGCCGGACGATGTGGCCGGTGATCGTCGCCGCGATCGTGGTGGCCGAGCTGGCCGTCGACCTGCGCTACGGAGTGAGCTGGCCGGCGGCGGTGGGATTCGCGGCGGCCAACTCGGTCGAGCCGCTGGTCGGAGCCTCACTTGTGCTGGCCTGGTGCAAAGGGCCGCCTGATCTCCGCAAGCGCGAGGACCTCGCCCGGTTCGTGGCCGGAGCCATGGTGCTGGGGCCGCTGGCCGGCGGCGTGATCGGCGGGCTCACCAAATCTCTGGGCGATCAGGCCGATTGGGCGATGACCGTATTGCACTGGTGGGCCGGCGACGGGGTCGGCGTCCTGATGATCGGTGCACCAATCTTGTTGTGGCCAGTGCAATCCCACATCCTGCGATCGCGGATGCTGGAGACGATACTGGTCCTGACCGGCATGGCGGTGCTGACTGTGGTGTCATTCCGCCTCTCGCTTCCGCCTGCGCTGTTCCTCTTGCCGGTGATGGCGTGGGCGGCCTTGCGTCTGGACATGATCGGCGCGGCACTGTGTGGCGCCGCGCTGGCGTTCACCGCCAACGGCATGGCCAACGCCGGATACTCGACCTTCGAGAATCTCGAATTGCGGCGGCCGGGACAGCTGGCGATCGCCCAGGCGTTCATCGCGGTGGTGGTGCTGGTCGCGATGCTGACCGCGCAGGAAGCCGCCGGGCGCGTCACGGCGGTCAGGCAACACCAGGCAGAACAGCGCGAGCGGGCCCGTCTGGAGACGCTCGCCAACCTCGGTCGGCTGCTGTCGGGGGCCTTCACCCAGAAGCAGATCGGCGACGCGGTCATCAGTCAGGTGATCAATGACGCTGGCGCGCAGGCGGTCGCGGTCGGGCTGGTCAATGATGAGGGCGCCACCCTCGAGTGGGTGGCGATGGGTGGCTATCCCGAATTCGTGGTCAACCAGTTCCATGAAGGTGTGGCGGTCAGTGAGTCCACCGCAGCCACCGACGCGGTCCGCACCGGTCAGCCGGTGGTGATCCGAACGGTCGCCGAGTACCGCCGGCGATACCCCGACAACGCCAAGTGGATGGTCGCAAGCGGCGGTGCGGCGGTTGTGAGCTGGCCGTTGACAGTGGGCGGCAAGGCAATTGGAGCGCTGGTGTTGGCGTGGGCCGACACCCAACCGCTGGACACCGCACAGCTGGCCTACACCTCGGCGGTCGCGACGATGATCGGGCAGGCGCTGGTACGGGCACGAATGTACGCCGACGAACACGCCCGCGCGGCGGTGCTGCAGGCCGCTGTTCTGCCGACCAGCCCGATTCCGATCGACGGGGTTGACATCGGAGTGAGTTACGAACCCGCCGACCTGGTGCAGGGCCTTGGCGGCGACTGGTACGACGCGCTCGAATTGTGGCCCGGCCGAACCTATCTGGCGGTCGGCGATGTGGTGGGCCACGGGCTGCCCGCCGTCGAGGACATGGCTCAACTGCGCAGTGCCGGGCGAGCGCTGGCCCTACAGGGGCTGGCCCCCGCTCAGTTGCTCACGGCGCTCAACGCGTTCACGCGTCATGCCAGCAACGGAAAGTTCGCGACAATGGGTGTGGCGCTCTTGGATTCGGCCTCGGGGACCCTGTGCTACGCCTCGGCAGGGCACCCGCCGCTGTTGCTGCGACGCGCGTCGACCGGGACGATCATCCGGTTGGCGGGTGCGCACGGCCCCGTATTGGGCCCCCTCGAGCGGGCGTCCTACAGCGAGGGCAACGTCGAGGTGGGGGAGGGCGACATTCTCGTCATGTACACCGACGGGCTCATCGAGCGACGCGGCCAGGACATCGAGTCAGGGATGGTGCGCGTCGAACACATCGTCGCCGACTGGCGGGGCGACGAGGCGTTGCCGTCGGCATGCCGGGAACTGACCCAGACCCTCGCTCCGCCGCCTCGCAACGACGATGTCTGCGCCATCGCCGTGCGCTTCGGACCCGGCATGCGCGGCAACGACTTTCATGAATCCACTGACCATTGA
- a CDS encoding phosphotransferase family protein, producing the protein MTTWLRDNGIGSAVSDVEPLAGGTQNVVVRLRVDDRRLVLRRPPPHPRPNSNRTMQREIAVLQTLTGSSVPHPRFVAGCDDIGVLGVVFYLMEDVDGFNPATEVAPAYVADPRLRHQVGLNYAADLARLSAAPWHGRPLQQLHRPGSFLARQVPNFLGLLDSYRHEGYRPEMLDVGRLADWLGEHRPPDGEPGIMHGDAHLNNVLLRRDAPEVAAFVDWEMCTIGDPLLDLGWILVCWPDDPDPINAGRELAALGGLPSRTELIAAYTDAGGRPTENLNWYIAMACFKLAIVIEGTYSRYLAGQAHREAGERLHDSASRLIGLGVQVATGDNPFV; encoded by the coding sequence CTGACCACCTGGCTGCGCGACAACGGAATCGGTTCGGCGGTCAGCGATGTCGAACCGCTGGCCGGCGGAACTCAGAATGTGGTGGTGCGATTGCGTGTCGACGACCGCCGCCTGGTGCTGCGCAGGCCGCCACCCCACCCGCGCCCCAACAGCAACCGCACCATGCAGCGCGAGATCGCGGTGCTGCAGACGCTGACCGGAAGCTCGGTGCCCCATCCCCGATTCGTGGCCGGCTGTGACGACATCGGCGTGCTGGGAGTCGTCTTCTACCTGATGGAGGACGTCGACGGCTTCAACCCGGCCACCGAGGTGGCCCCCGCGTACGTCGCCGACCCTCGGCTGCGGCATCAGGTGGGCCTGAACTACGCGGCAGACCTGGCCCGGCTGAGCGCGGCACCGTGGCACGGCCGCCCGTTGCAGCAGCTGCACCGCCCGGGATCCTTTCTGGCGCGTCAGGTTCCGAACTTCCTCGGGCTGCTCGACAGCTACCGCCACGAGGGCTATCGGCCGGAGATGCTTGACGTCGGCCGGCTCGCGGACTGGCTCGGAGAGCACCGGCCGCCTGACGGTGAGCCGGGCATCATGCACGGCGACGCGCACCTCAACAACGTGCTGCTGCGCCGCGACGCCCCGGAGGTCGCGGCGTTCGTGGACTGGGAGATGTGCACGATCGGCGATCCGTTGCTCGATCTGGGCTGGATCCTGGTGTGCTGGCCAGACGATCCCGACCCGATCAATGCCGGCCGAGAGCTGGCCGCTCTCGGTGGGCTGCCGTCGCGCACCGAATTGATCGCCGCCTACACCGACGCCGGTGGGCGGCCCACCGAGAACCTGAACTGGTACATCGCGATGGCGTGCTTCAAGCTGGCGATCGTCATCGAGGGCACGTACTCGCGGTATCTGGCAGGCCAGGCGCATCGCGAAGCCGGTGAGCGGCTGCATGATTCGGCGAGCCGCCTGATCGGTCTGGGCGTGCAGGTCGCGACCGGCGACAACCCGTTCGTCTAG
- a CDS encoding homocitrate synthase: MTSTISQPLPRFCAPLPFELREHAEAMPWSDFTATFSAIDGPVQLWAWECDDRLARLGPQPRRFCATLAIGDRIEPATAHASGPVAALTAMLYERGIGVEMTRFHQLASGPHTATFVQGSDGRRREWAMGWAEDPTQSALRAVIACANRLIG; encoded by the coding sequence ATGACCAGCACCATTTCCCAACCTTTACCGCGGTTCTGCGCTCCGCTGCCCTTTGAGCTGCGTGAACATGCCGAAGCCATGCCCTGGAGCGACTTCACCGCCACGTTCAGCGCCATTGACGGGCCCGTGCAGTTGTGGGCGTGGGAATGCGATGACCGGCTGGCTCGGCTCGGCCCGCAGCCGCGCCGGTTCTGCGCGACGCTCGCGATCGGTGACCGCATCGAGCCCGCGACCGCGCATGCCAGCGGGCCGGTCGCCGCGCTGACCGCGATGCTCTACGAGCGCGGGATCGGCGTCGAGATGACCCGTTTCCACCAACTGGCATCCGGACCGCACACCGCGACCTTCGTGCAGGGCAGCGACGGGCGACGCCGAGAATGGGCGATGGGCTGGGCCGAAGATCCCACCCAATCGGCGCTGCGCGCCGTCATCGCCTGCGCGAACCGGCTGATCGGCTGA
- a CDS encoding cytochrome P450: MATISTPHYLLDQARRRFTPTLNTIPGMGAVEKRLRERDWPQFELAQPPAGSGLKTVMGDSGLPLLGHMVETFRGGPEYLLQVYRKYGPIHYAYSPALPAVTALGPDATQAVFSNKNKDFSQKGWHPVIGPFFNRGLMMLDFDEHMYHRRIMQEAFTRTRLSGYVEHIDRVASQVIADDWVANDPRFLFHPAVKELTLDIASVVFMGHEPGSDHDLVTKVNAAFTTTTRAGGAIIRTSVPPFKWWRGLQARKVLEDYFSERLKERRNAEGTDMLTVLCHTADDEGNKFTDDDIVNHMIFLMMAAHDTSTSTLTTMANQLAANPEWQERCRDESDRLGDGPLDIEALEKLETLDLVINESLRMVTPLPFNVRQAVRDTELLGFFIPAGTNVNVWPGLNHRLPELWTDPEKFDPDRFAEPRNEHKRHRYAFAPFGGGAHKCIGMVFGQLEIKTVMHRLLRKYRLELPHPGYQPHYDYAGMPVPMDGMPIVLRPLH, from the coding sequence ATGGCGACCATCAGTACCCCCCACTACCTGCTGGATCAGGCACGTCGCCGGTTCACGCCAACCCTGAACACGATCCCTGGCATGGGAGCGGTTGAGAAGCGGCTCCGTGAGCGTGATTGGCCGCAGTTCGAGCTGGCCCAGCCACCCGCGGGCAGCGGCCTCAAGACGGTGATGGGCGATTCAGGCCTGCCCCTGCTCGGCCATATGGTCGAGACGTTCCGCGGCGGCCCCGAATACCTGCTGCAGGTCTACCGCAAGTACGGGCCGATCCACTACGCCTACTCCCCGGCCCTGCCCGCGGTGACCGCGCTGGGACCCGACGCCACTCAGGCGGTGTTCTCCAACAAGAACAAGGACTTCTCGCAGAAGGGCTGGCATCCGGTCATCGGGCCGTTCTTCAACCGCGGCCTGATGATGCTCGACTTCGACGAGCACATGTACCACCGGCGCATCATGCAGGAGGCGTTCACCCGCACCCGGCTGTCCGGCTACGTCGAGCACATCGACCGGGTCGCCTCGCAGGTCATCGCCGACGACTGGGTGGCCAACGACCCGCGCTTCCTGTTCCACCCTGCAGTCAAGGAACTCACCCTGGACATCGCCTCGGTGGTGTTCATGGGGCACGAGCCCGGATCCGACCACGACCTGGTCACCAAGGTGAACGCGGCGTTCACTACGACCACCCGCGCCGGCGGGGCGATCATCCGTACCTCCGTTCCGCCGTTCAAGTGGTGGCGCGGCCTGCAGGCCCGCAAGGTGCTGGAGGACTACTTCAGCGAGCGGCTGAAGGAGCGCCGCAACGCCGAGGGCACCGACATGTTGACGGTGTTGTGCCACACCGCCGACGACGAAGGCAACAAGTTCACCGACGACGACATCGTCAACCACATGATCTTCCTGATGATGGCCGCGCACGACACCTCGACGTCGACGCTCACCACGATGGCCAACCAGCTGGCCGCGAACCCGGAGTGGCAGGAACGTTGCCGCGACGAGTCCGACCGGCTCGGCGACGGGCCGCTGGACATCGAGGCGCTCGAGAAGCTGGAGACCCTCGACCTGGTGATCAACGAGTCGCTGCGGATGGTCACGCCGTTGCCGTTCAACGTCCGCCAGGCGGTGCGCGACACCGAGCTGCTCGGCTTCTTCATCCCGGCCGGCACCAACGTCAACGTCTGGCCCGGACTGAACCACCGCCTGCCGGAGCTGTGGACCGATCCGGAGAAGTTCGACCCGGATCGCTTCGCGGAGCCGCGTAACGAGCACAAGCGGCATCGCTACGCCTTCGCGCCGTTCGGCGGCGGCGCACACAAGTGCATCGGGATGGTCTTCGGGCAGCTGGAGATCAAGACCGTCATGCATCGGTTGCTGCGCAAGTACCGGCTCGAGCTCCCGCATCCGGGCTACCAGCCCCACTACGACTACGCGGGCATGCCCGTGCCGATGGACGGCATGCCGATCGTGCTGCGCCCGCTGCACTGA
- a CDS encoding TetR/AcrR family transcriptional regulator — MTAAQDPIEAPRRRGDKQRHAIVQAVRELLEEKPFAELSVSTISDRAGVARSGFYFYFDSKYAVLAHIVGEAAHELEELTHSFAPRGPGETPTAFAERMVRSAAVVYAHNDPVMSACNAARHTDAEIREILDRYNDTVIDQIVPIVEAEIRNGTADPISDDIHGLVRILTATTAMTLSVETAFVGPDRDLDKAVRILEKLWLHALWGGRVGD; from the coding sequence GTGACCGCTGCCCAAGACCCCATCGAGGCGCCGCGTCGCCGTGGCGACAAGCAGCGGCACGCCATCGTTCAGGCCGTTCGCGAGCTGCTCGAAGAGAAGCCGTTCGCCGAGCTCTCGGTCAGCACGATCAGCGATCGGGCCGGGGTCGCGCGATCCGGCTTCTACTTCTACTTCGACTCCAAGTACGCGGTACTGGCCCACATCGTCGGCGAGGCCGCTCACGAGCTCGAGGAACTTACCCACTCGTTCGCCCCGCGCGGGCCCGGCGAGACGCCGACGGCGTTCGCCGAACGCATGGTGCGCAGCGCTGCGGTGGTCTACGCACACAACGATCCGGTGATGTCGGCGTGCAACGCCGCCCGCCACACCGACGCCGAGATCCGCGAGATCCTGGACCGGTACAACGACACGGTGATCGATCAGATCGTGCCGATCGTCGAAGCCGAGATCCGCAACGGCACCGCCGACCCGATCAGCGACGACATCCACGGGCTCGTCCGGATTCTCACGGCGACGACGGCGATGACGCTCTCCGTGGAGACGGCATTCGTCGGCCCGGACCGCGACCTCGACAAAGCGGTGCGCATCCTGGAGAAGCTGTGGCTGCACGCGTTGTGGGGCGGACGGGTCGGCGACTGA
- a CDS encoding SDR family oxidoreductase — translation MADGFAGKRVFITGAASGIGRATALRLARDGAELYLTDVNAAGLEQTVADARALGAEVPEHRALDISDYDAVAKFAAHIHTRRPAMDIVMNIAGISAWGTVDQLTHHHWRSMIDVNLMGPIHVIETFLPPMVAAGRGGQLVNVSSAAGLVALPWHAAYSASKYGLRGLSEVLRFDLARHDIGVSLVVPGAVDTPLVQTVQIAGVDRDHPKVQKWVKRFSGHAVSPERVADKILTGVTKNRFLIYTSVDIRAFYAFKRLAWWPYSVAMRRVNVFFTRVLRPRSATSTPPG, via the coding sequence ATGGCTGACGGGTTCGCGGGCAAGAGAGTCTTCATCACGGGCGCCGCCAGCGGTATCGGTCGCGCCACAGCTCTGCGGCTGGCTCGCGACGGCGCCGAGTTGTATCTGACCGACGTCAACGCGGCCGGACTGGAGCAGACCGTCGCCGACGCCCGCGCACTCGGCGCCGAGGTTCCCGAGCATCGCGCGCTGGACATCTCCGACTACGACGCGGTCGCCAAGTTCGCCGCCCACATCCACACCCGCAGACCGGCGATGGACATCGTGATGAACATCGCCGGCATCTCGGCGTGGGGGACCGTCGACCAGCTCACCCATCACCACTGGCGGTCGATGATCGACGTCAACCTGATGGGCCCGATCCACGTCATCGAGACATTCCTGCCGCCGATGGTGGCTGCCGGCCGCGGTGGTCAACTGGTGAACGTGTCCTCCGCGGCAGGCCTGGTCGCGCTGCCGTGGCATGCCGCCTACAGCGCGAGTAAGTATGGCCTGCGCGGACTTTCGGAGGTGCTGCGCTTCGATCTGGCCCGCCACGATATCGGGGTCTCGCTCGTGGTGCCGGGCGCGGTCGACACCCCTTTGGTGCAGACGGTCCAGATCGCCGGGGTGGATCGCGACCATCCGAAGGTGCAGAAGTGGGTCAAGCGTTTCAGCGGGCACGCCGTATCGCCGGAGAGAGTGGCCGACAAGATCCTGACCGGTGTCACCAAGAACCGTTTCCTGATCTACACCTCGGTCGACATCCGGGCCTTCTACGCGTTCAAACGGCTGGCGTGGTGGCCGTACAGCGTCGCGATGCGGCGGGTCAACGTGTTCTTCACGCGCGTGTTGCGTCCGCGCAGCGCCACCTCCACCCCGCCGGGCTGA
- the phoA gene encoding alkaline phosphatase — MPRQRTANEEHRVTVDKYLKVAAIVGVVVVLPLAACSSTEQKSSVGETDSRAAHGDIAAPGGARRLSGDQSKALSANISDAKAKNIILLIGDGMGDSEITIARNYAKGAAGAFDGIDALPLTGQYTTYALRKDGKPNYVTDSAASATGWSTGVKTYNGALGIDIKGAKHATILELAKAQGFATGDVSTAAIQDATPAALFSHISERDCYGPEETAKDCKTETLESGGPGSVTEQMLVARPDITLGGGFTTFTQTATGGDFKGKTLEVQAKERGYEIVRTATELAAVTKADKDAPVLGLFSDGNMPVSWTGDPAVRQGYLQPASKCADNPKHTADIPKLADMTQKAIDVLSTNQAGKDKGFFLQVEGASIDKRDHAADPCGQIGETVDLDAAVQKALDFARKDGNTLVILTADHAHTSQIVEEYTEEDLQGLAEDSKQPIERVRDVMYPGLTRVLTTADDAPMIVSYGTSADVGVEDETHTGTQVRLAAYGPRAANVAGLTDQTDLFVTMTDALGIDPNGK; from the coding sequence ATGCCCAGGCAACGCACAGCGAACGAGGAGCATCGAGTGACGGTCGACAAGTACCTGAAAGTGGCAGCGATCGTCGGCGTCGTGGTGGTCCTGCCGCTGGCGGCGTGCAGCAGCACCGAGCAGAAGAGTTCGGTCGGCGAGACCGACAGTCGTGCCGCCCACGGCGACATCGCGGCCCCCGGCGGGGCCCGCAGATTGTCCGGTGACCAGTCGAAAGCTTTGAGCGCGAACATTTCTGACGCCAAGGCGAAGAACATCATCCTGCTCATCGGCGACGGCATGGGCGATTCGGAGATCACCATCGCTCGCAATTATGCGAAGGGCGCCGCAGGTGCTTTCGACGGTATCGACGCACTCCCACTGACGGGCCAGTACACCACCTACGCGTTACGCAAAGACGGCAAGCCCAACTACGTCACCGACTCGGCGGCCAGCGCCACGGGCTGGTCCACCGGCGTCAAGACCTACAACGGGGCGCTCGGCATCGACATCAAGGGCGCCAAACACGCCACCATCCTGGAGTTGGCCAAGGCCCAGGGCTTCGCCACCGGCGACGTCAGCACCGCCGCCATCCAGGATGCCACCCCTGCGGCGCTCTTCTCCCACATCAGCGAACGGGACTGCTACGGCCCCGAGGAGACGGCGAAGGACTGTAAGACCGAGACGCTGGAAAGCGGTGGCCCGGGATCGGTGACCGAGCAGATGCTGGTGGCGCGGCCCGACATCACCCTCGGCGGTGGTTTCACGACATTCACCCAGACCGCGACCGGAGGCGACTTCAAGGGCAAGACGCTCGAGGTCCAGGCAAAGGAGCGCGGTTACGAGATCGTCCGCACCGCAACGGAATTGGCCGCCGTCACCAAGGCAGACAAGGATGCGCCGGTGCTCGGCCTGTTCTCCGATGGCAACATGCCGGTGAGCTGGACGGGCGACCCTGCCGTGCGGCAGGGCTACCTGCAGCCCGCATCGAAGTGCGCCGATAATCCCAAGCACACTGCGGACATCCCGAAACTTGCCGATATGACGCAGAAGGCCATCGACGTCTTGTCGACGAACCAGGCCGGTAAGGACAAGGGCTTCTTCTTGCAAGTGGAAGGGGCGTCGATCGACAAGCGTGATCACGCCGCCGACCCGTGCGGCCAAATCGGTGAGACGGTCGACCTGGACGCCGCGGTCCAAAAGGCACTCGACTTCGCGCGCAAGGACGGCAACACGCTCGTCATCTTGACCGCCGACCACGCTCACACCAGCCAGATCGTCGAGGAATACACCGAAGAAGACCTCCAAGGTCTGGCCGAGGATTCCAAGCAGCCCATCGAGCGGGTCCGCGACGTCATGTATCCGGGCTTGACCAGGGTGCTGACCACAGCCGACGACGCCCCGATGATCGTCAGCTACGGAACGTCCGCCGATGTCGGCGTCGAGGACGAAACCCACACGGGCACCCAGGTGCGACTGGCCGCCTACGGTCCGCGCGCGGCCAATGTCGCGGGGCTGACGGATCAGACCGACCTGTTCGTCACGATGACCGACGCACTGGGAATCGACCCCAACGGCAAATAG
- a CDS encoding DNA polymerase IV, producing MSSPPLLPWVLHVDLDQFLASVELRRHPELVGLPVIVGGSGDPAEPRKVVTCASYEARGFGVHAGMPLRSAARKCPDATFLPSDPPAYDEASDQVMGLLRDLGHPVEVWGWDEAYVGARVADPVELAERIRTVIAAETGLVCSVGISDNKQRAKVATGFGKPDGVYTLTDANWMEQMGARPVDALWGVGPKTTKKLASVGITTVRELASADAELLTATFGPRTGLWLLLLAKGGGDTTVSAEPWIPRSRSHVITFPRDLTERAEMDAAIVDLARHALADVVAQSRIVTRVAVTVRTNTFYTRTKIRKLDEPSVAGEVITAAALRVLDLFELDRPVRLLGVRLELAPPA from the coding sequence GTGAGCAGCCCCCCACTCCTGCCGTGGGTGCTGCACGTCGACCTCGATCAGTTCTTGGCCTCGGTCGAACTGCGCCGCCACCCCGAACTCGTCGGCCTGCCGGTGATCGTCGGCGGCAGTGGCGATCCCGCCGAGCCGCGCAAGGTCGTGACATGCGCGTCGTACGAGGCCCGCGGCTTCGGCGTGCACGCCGGGATGCCGCTGCGTAGCGCCGCGCGCAAGTGTCCGGATGCGACGTTCCTGCCGTCGGACCCGCCTGCCTACGACGAGGCCTCCGATCAGGTGATGGGTCTGCTCCGCGATCTCGGCCATCCGGTCGAGGTGTGGGGCTGGGACGAGGCCTACGTCGGCGCCCGGGTCGCCGACCCGGTGGAACTGGCCGAGCGGATCCGCACCGTGATCGCCGCCGAGACCGGGTTGGTCTGTTCGGTGGGCATCAGCGACAACAAGCAGCGGGCCAAAGTCGCGACCGGGTTCGGCAAACCGGACGGCGTCTACACCCTCACCGACGCCAACTGGATGGAGCAGATGGGCGCGCGCCCGGTGGACGCGCTCTGGGGTGTGGGGCCGAAGACCACGAAAAAGCTTGCCAGTGTGGGCATTACGACCGTGCGAGAGCTCGCGTCGGCCGATGCCGAATTGCTCACCGCGACCTTCGGACCCCGCACCGGCCTGTGGCTGCTCCTGCTGGCCAAGGGCGGCGGCGACACGACAGTCAGCGCCGAGCCGTGGATTCCCCGGTCTCGCAGTCACGTCATCACATTCCCGCGGGACCTGACCGAACGCGCCGAGATGGACGCGGCCATCGTCGATCTGGCGCGCCACGCGCTCGCCGACGTCGTCGCCCAGTCGCGCATCGTCACCCGGGTGGCGGTCACGGTGCGCACCAACACGTTCTACACCCGCACCAAGATCCGCAAACTCGACGAGCCGAGCGTTGCCGGCGAGGTGATCACGGCCGCGGCGTTGCGAGTTCTCGACCTTTTCGAACTCGACCGTCCGGTACGACTGCTCGGGGTGCGCCTGGAATTGGCCCCGCCCGCGTAG
- a CDS encoding TetR/AcrR family transcriptional regulator: MGVSAIYGANELPVSAPHERGDAARNRLLLLDAARTLIAERGADAVSMDDIAAAAGVGKGTLFRRFGSRAGLMMVLLDEDERAIQQAFLFGPPPLGPDAPPLQRLLAFGRERLRFVQTHRDLLLDANRDPDSRYSAPFAVMHTHVRVLLQAAGSTGDLDAQADALIALLDADYVTHQLDDRGRSLDSLGDAWDSVARKLCGT; this comes from the coding sequence GTGGGAGTGAGTGCGATCTACGGGGCCAATGAGCTGCCGGTTTCCGCGCCGCACGAACGAGGCGACGCCGCCCGAAACCGGCTACTGCTGCTCGACGCCGCCCGCACCCTGATCGCCGAACGAGGCGCTGACGCGGTCTCGATGGACGATATCGCCGCTGCCGCGGGCGTGGGCAAGGGCACGTTGTTCCGGCGCTTCGGCAGCCGCGCCGGGCTGATGATGGTCCTGCTCGACGAGGACGAGCGCGCCATCCAGCAGGCCTTCCTGTTCGGCCCGCCGCCCCTGGGCCCCGATGCACCTCCCCTGCAACGACTTCTGGCCTTCGGCCGTGAGCGGCTGCGCTTCGTGCAGACCCACCGCGACCTGCTTCTCGACGCCAACCGCGATCCGGATTCCCGCTATAGCGCGCCGTTCGCCGTTATGCACACCCACGTCCGGGTGCTGCTGCAGGCCGCGGGCAGCACCGGCGATCTCGATGCCCAGGCCGATGCGTTGATCGCCCTCCTGGATGCCGACTACGTCACTCATCAGCTCGACGATCGCGGCCGCTCGCTGGACAGCCTGGGCGATGCGTGGGACAGCGTCGCGCGCAAGTTGTGCGGGACGTGA
- a CDS encoding NADPH-dependent FMN reductase, with amino-acid sequence MADINVLALVGSLRAASVNRQLAQLAAESAPDGVTVTVYDGLGDLPHYNEDLDTEDAPAPVVALRTAAAQADAALVVTPEYNGSIPGVLKNAIDWLSRPYGNGALKDKPLAVIGSALGQYGGVWAHDETRKSFGIAGPRVVESLKLSVPSTTFDGKHPRENSEVSAAVRDVVGKLAAEVG; translated from the coding sequence ATGGCGGATATCAATGTGCTGGCACTGGTAGGCAGCTTGCGGGCGGCCTCGGTCAATCGCCAGCTGGCGCAGCTCGCGGCGGAGTCGGCGCCCGACGGCGTCACCGTCACCGTGTACGACGGGCTCGGTGACCTGCCGCACTACAACGAGGACCTCGACACCGAGGACGCACCAGCCCCGGTGGTGGCATTGCGTACCGCGGCAGCGCAGGCCGATGCGGCTCTGGTGGTGACTCCGGAATACAACGGGAGCATCCCCGGTGTGCTCAAAAACGCGATCGACTGGTTGTCGCGGCCCTACGGCAACGGCGCGCTGAAGGACAAGCCGCTGGCGGTCATCGGGTCGGCCCTCGGTCAGTACGGCGGGGTCTGGGCGCACGACGAGACCCGCAAGTCGTTCGGTATAGCCGGCCCCCGGGTGGTGGAGTCGCTGAAGCTGTCGGTGCCGTCCACGACCTTCGACGGCAAGCATCCGCGGGAGAACTCCGAGGTGTCCGCCGCCGTGCGCGACGTGGTCGGCAAGCTCGCCGCCGAGGTGGGCTGA
- a CDS encoding redoxin NrdH, translated as MTITVYTKPACVQCNMTYKALDKSGLTYDVVDITEDAEARDYVMAMGYLQAPVVVAGGDHWSGFRPDRIKALTGAALSA; from the coding sequence ATGACCATCACCGTCTACACCAAGCCCGCCTGCGTGCAGTGCAACATGACCTACAAGGCCCTGGACAAGTCGGGTCTGACCTACGACGTCGTCGACATCACCGAGGATGCGGAAGCCCGCGATTATGTGATGGCGATGGGCTACCTGCAGGCGCCGGTCGTCGTTGCCGGCGGCGATCACTGGTCAGGGTTCCGACCCGACCGGATCAAGGCCCTCACCGGTGCCGCACTGAGCGCGTAG